The following coding sequences are from one Desulfosporosinus orientis DSM 765 window:
- a CDS encoding cell wall-binding repeat-containing protein, with protein MRKTKKALASLAIAGMTLSMVPFNVLAASPVPTRIAGNTAEETAAQIADQTGYTGAAILASSTSYGMVDALTAGPLAASLKAPILLTGAGNTLDAATKAELTKLAVKTVYVTSGTAVIKQGVIDELKGMGIEVVSLGGYDRAETSVNIAKKMTGVTKVAVANGIPDALSIASIAAAANEPILLTNRDALPSSVAGYLASTSITASDVIGGTGVISDAVKAALPGTTRHAGLTAYDTNNQVIQDFASSLAFDNVYVANGVTGIDALAGAPLAAQSQSAIVLTDGKTVPAVAAFTYSKAAAGSVVTALGGEAVVPESIRAGVAAGQVSEVPGDKELAIVSVSALDDSNRYLEITFSKPVTGLQPSDISLRNADTLARYGIKEVQMSSNGLTATVELYSRDDDDVVLAYQQDYIVTVNANGTILTTTFNRPYSFKIRVQDINVGDKEIVGYVDKGSAAGLKVTLDVPDSMDFDYEGVLGELVQVWYNGDNELVNYKILSTDAKEDSIEVTDVDEIKLLGEDEKYDISTEEYDNSSKDKFAFYVDGEKEDIADYVDKKFNFAKVGFDSAGDVEFVSAYSLKDVVLVDSVDGDEVVGVDGSGGFDAADATIVKDGKVIDVADLEKGDLLFYSDDADDEDGYAEVLNKKIAAGEIDEVYDDSIEVDGDTYNYIYDSDVFDYNNGRSIYINEDGDVDTVDSDAAESLQAAGDVTLYGDYAGNLIYIAGDTALVDGNTKVAVLTDDILGYKSARDKVEIDALTQDDDEVSYDMDLQDLDTITVDGTDYDIDNTSGANSDWNASLIGTVGAYTGIRLTDNSTTEPSVDISFSNEADAGSLVKLHLNDDGDLKELEFFSSPSGLVGVGAITASKTIEAGDKYIDGKKLTADTIMFDATEDKEATDAEDYTISAFGDYEGSEIDEGTYIYNDDAEVVAIWYDSTTSDDKSYDEAVVTKVLRNTDDEIVSLTVYAGGEEKTIKVDKVDADDVEKGDVVVLQYNEDNMNLVKGIARSGHDIDSNYTNRIANGSVSQSGVDVGNKKVTVGSTTYKLADNGLVLDISDPSDISEESLSDLRGESNVTVVLDAQTGLYAKFFLIGASTSTTPVTTTGAVTYEDTGNGVLYVDGTPYVLSTTTALKTSKGSVIAIGNTAIFAALAANDQVTNIVVTNGVVTSLVGTAVASVQTAADTMDTEIEALPAAASATLADQAAVNTAKGNYDVLTPAEKDFVKAANVTKLNDLVAKMATLQASADAAANQAAASAVDTEIEALPTVTSATIANQPAINTAKTNYDGLTSAQKALVVAANVTKLNDLLAKMDNLQGTTDVATDKAALALGFGGTDVANSVTVDLTLATTGASNTTITWASSNTALVATDGTVTRPNGADVQVTLTATIKSDLDNTVTDTKAFVVTVKGQ; from the coding sequence ATGAGGAAAACTAAAAAAGCCTTAGCTTCATTAGCTATTGCAGGTATGACATTAAGTATGGTTCCTTTTAATGTCTTAGCAGCTTCACCTGTTCCAACTCGTATTGCCGGCAATACGGCAGAAGAAACCGCTGCACAAATCGCAGATCAAACCGGCTATACTGGGGCAGCTATACTGGCATCCTCAACTTCCTACGGTATGGTTGATGCATTGACAGCTGGTCCCCTCGCAGCTTCCTTGAAAGCTCCTATCTTATTGACAGGAGCAGGAAATACCCTAGATGCTGCTACTAAAGCTGAACTTACAAAACTTGCAGTTAAAACCGTCTATGTTACTAGCGGAACTGCTGTAATCAAACAAGGTGTTATCGATGAGTTAAAAGGCATGGGCATTGAAGTTGTATCCCTCGGCGGATACGATCGTGCTGAAACCTCTGTGAATATCGCTAAGAAAATGACTGGTGTTACTAAAGTTGCTGTTGCAAACGGTATTCCTGACGCACTTTCTATTGCGTCAATTGCCGCCGCAGCTAACGAGCCAATTCTCTTAACCAACAGAGATGCTCTTCCTTCCAGTGTAGCTGGTTACTTAGCAAGCACCAGCATCACTGCCAGTGACGTTATCGGTGGAACAGGTGTTATCAGCGATGCTGTAAAAGCTGCACTTCCTGGTACAACCCGTCACGCTGGCTTAACAGCTTACGACACCAATAACCAAGTTATCCAAGACTTCGCTTCCAGCCTCGCATTTGACAATGTCTATGTTGCTAACGGCGTAACCGGTATTGATGCTCTTGCAGGCGCTCCACTTGCAGCTCAAAGCCAATCTGCTATCGTACTAACTGATGGAAAAACAGTTCCCGCAGTAGCTGCTTTTACATACAGCAAGGCCGCTGCTGGTAGTGTTGTTACTGCTCTTGGTGGTGAAGCTGTTGTCCCTGAAAGTATACGTGCTGGAGTTGCTGCGGGCCAAGTTTCAGAGGTGCCTGGTGATAAAGAATTAGCCATCGTATCCGTTAGTGCACTTGACGATTCGAACAGGTACTTAGAAATTACCTTCAGCAAGCCTGTAACCGGGCTTCAACCCTCAGATATTTCATTAAGAAACGCCGATACGTTAGCACGTTACGGTATAAAAGAAGTGCAAATGTCCTCAAACGGTTTAACTGCAACAGTTGAATTGTACTCACGAGATGATGATGATGTAGTACTTGCGTATCAACAGGATTATATTGTTACTGTAAATGCAAACGGAACTATTCTCACAACAACCTTCAACCGCCCATACTCCTTCAAGATTCGCGTACAGGATATCAATGTAGGCGATAAGGAAATTGTGGGTTATGTTGATAAAGGTTCTGCTGCCGGCCTAAAGGTAACTCTTGATGTACCTGACAGCATGGACTTTGATTATGAAGGTGTACTAGGCGAGCTTGTACAAGTTTGGTATAATGGTGACAATGAATTAGTAAATTACAAGATTCTGTCCACTGATGCCAAAGAGGATTCCATTGAAGTTACTGATGTTGATGAAATCAAACTTCTCGGTGAAGATGAAAAGTATGATATCTCAACTGAAGAGTATGATAACAGCTCTAAAGACAAATTTGCTTTCTATGTCGATGGTGAAAAAGAAGACATTGCAGATTATGTCGATAAAAAGTTCAACTTTGCTAAAGTGGGCTTTGACAGTGCAGGAGACGTTGAGTTTGTCAGCGCTTACTCATTGAAAGATGTAGTGCTCGTTGACTCTGTCGATGGCGATGAAGTTGTCGGCGTTGATGGAAGCGGCGGATTCGATGCTGCAGATGCTACCATCGTGAAAGACGGCAAAGTAATTGACGTTGCTGATCTCGAAAAAGGTGACCTCTTATTCTACAGTGACGATGCAGATGATGAAGACGGTTATGCTGAAGTCCTGAATAAGAAGATCGCTGCCGGTGAAATTGATGAAGTCTATGATGACTCTATTGAAGTAGATGGAGACACTTACAACTATATCTATGATTCAGATGTATTTGATTACAATAATGGAAGATCTATCTACATCAATGAAGACGGCGACGTAGATACTGTTGACTCTGACGCAGCAGAATCCCTCCAGGCTGCCGGTGATGTTACCCTTTATGGTGACTATGCTGGAAACTTGATTTATATCGCTGGAGATACAGCTCTTGTTGATGGCAATACCAAAGTTGCTGTATTGACAGATGATATCTTAGGTTATAAATCTGCTAGAGATAAAGTGGAAATCGACGCTTTAACTCAAGATGATGATGAAGTATCCTACGATATGGACTTACAAGACTTAGATACCATTACTGTTGACGGAACAGACTATGATATTGACAATACTTCCGGAGCAAACAGCGATTGGAACGCATCCTTAATTGGTACCGTTGGTGCGTATACTGGTATTCGTTTAACCGATAACAGTACCACAGAACCTTCTGTGGATATCTCCTTCAGTAACGAAGCTGATGCTGGAAGCCTAGTCAAATTACACCTAAATGATGACGGAGACCTGAAAGAGCTCGAGTTCTTCAGCAGTCCTAGCGGCTTAGTAGGAGTTGGTGCAATTACTGCATCCAAAACAATTGAAGCCGGCGACAAGTATATAGACGGCAAGAAACTGACAGCTGATACAATTATGTTTGACGCAACCGAAGATAAAGAAGCCACAGATGCTGAGGACTACACCATTTCTGCCTTTGGTGACTATGAAGGATCAGAAATCGACGAAGGAACTTACATCTATAATGATGATGCCGAAGTCGTAGCTATCTGGTACGATAGCACCACCAGCGATGATAAGTCTTATGACGAAGCAGTGGTCACTAAAGTTCTTCGCAATACAGATGACGAAATTGTTAGCTTAACCGTATATGCTGGCGGAGAAGAGAAGACAATTAAAGTAGATAAAGTTGATGCTGATGACGTCGAAAAAGGTGACGTAGTAGTCCTTCAGTATAACGAAGACAATATGAATCTCGTCAAAGGAATTGCTAGATCCGGACACGATATCGATAGCAACTACACAAATCGTATAGCTAATGGTAGCGTTTCACAAAGCGGCGTAGATGTCGGTAATAAGAAAGTAACGGTTGGCAGCACAACTTATAAACTTGCTGACAACGGCTTAGTGCTCGATATCTCAGATCCTTCTGACATCTCTGAAGAATCCTTAAGTGATCTTCGCGGCGAGAGCAATGTAACCGTGGTATTGGATGCACAGACTGGCTTATATGCTAAGTTCTTCCTTATCGGAGCTTCCACATCTACTACACCTGTCACTACTACTGGTGCAGTAACTTATGAAGATACCGGAAATGGCGTGCTCTATGTTGATGGTACTCCTTATGTCTTAAGTACAACTACAGCTCTCAAGACATCAAAAGGCAGTGTCATAGCAATAGGCAATACTGCAATCTTCGCGGCTTTAGCTGCAAATGACCAAGTTACAAATATTGTAGTTACTAATGGTGTAGTAACATCATTAGTTGGTACTGCAGTAGCAAGCGTTCAAACAGCAGCAGATACAATGGATACAGAAATTGAAGCATTACCGGCAGCTGCAAGCGCTACACTTGCTGATCAGGCAGCTGTAAATACAGCAAAAGGTAACTACGATGTTCTAACGCCGGCAGAAAAAGACTTCGTCAAAGCAGCTAACGTAACTAAGTTAAATGACTTAGTAGCTAAGATGGCTACTTTACAAGCTAGTGCAGACGCTGCAGCTAACCAAGCAGCAGCAAGTGCAGTAGATACAGAAATCGAAGCATTGCCAACAGTTACAAGCGCTACAATTGCAAATCAGCCTGCTATTAACACGGCAAAAACTAACTATGATGGATTAACAAGTGCCCAAAAAGCTCTTGTTGTAGCAGCTAATGTAACTAAGTTGAATGACTTGCTTGCTAAGATGGATAACTTACAAGGTACAACAGATGTTGCAACTGATAAAGCAGCTTTAGCATTAGGCTTTGGTGGTACAGACGTTGCTAACAGTGTAACAGTCGACTTAACACTAGCAACAACTGGTGCTAGCAATACAACAATTACTTGGGCATCAAGCAACACAGCTTTAGTTGCTACTGATGGTACTGTAACAAGACCTAATGGTGCTGATGTACAAGTTACTTTAACTGCAACGATCAAATCAGACCTAGATAATACAGTAACTGATACAAAAGCATTTGTGGTAACAGTTAAAGGTCAATAA
- a CDS encoding cell wall-binding repeat-containing protein, translating to MKKTKKALASLAIAGMSLSMVPFNVFAAAPVPTRIAGLTAADTAAQIADQTGYTGSAILASSTSYGMVDALTAGPLAASLKAPILLTGAGNSLDAATKAELTKLAVKTVYVTSGTAVIKQGVIDELKGMGIEVVSLGGYDRAETSVNIAKKMTGVSKVAVANGIPDALSIASIAAAANEPILLTNKDALPSSVADYLASAGVTASDVIGGTGVISDAVKAALPGATRHAGLTAYDTNNQVIQDFASGLAFDNVYVANGATGIDALAGAPLAAQTKSPIVLTDGKSVPAVAAFTYSKAPSDAVVTALGGTAVVPEGVRAGVAAGQVTQTPGDVELKIVSVSALDDSNKFVEIVFSSAVSGLQPSDITIKNADTGDRYGVKDVTMSSNGLTATVELYSRDDDEQVLEYQQDYVVTVNANGTILTTTFNRPYSYKIRVQDINVGDKEIVGYVDKGSSASQKVTLDVPDSMDFDYEGALGELVQVWYNGDDELVNYKILTTDAKEDSIEVTDVDEIKLLGEDEKYDISTEEYDNSSKDKFAFYVDGAKEDIADYVDKKFNFAKVGFDSAGDIEFVSAYSLKDVVLVDSVDGDEVVGVDGSGGFDAADATIVKDGKVIDVADLEKGDLLFYSDDADDEDGYAEVLNKKIAAGEIDEVYDDSIEVDGDTYNYIYDSDVFDYNNGRSIYINEDGDVDTVDSDAAESLQAAGDVTLYGDYAGNLIYIAGDTALVDGNTKVAVLTDDILGYKSARDKVEIDALTQDDDEVSYDMDLQDLDTITVDGTDYDIDNTSGANSDWNASLIGTVGAYTGIRLTDNSTTEPSVDISFSNEADAGSLVKLHLNDDGDLKELEFFSSPSGLVGVGAITASKTIEAGDKYIDGKKLTADTIMFDATEDKEATDAEDYTISAFGDYEGSEIDEGTYIYNDDAEVVAIWYDSTTSDDKSYDEAVVTKVLRNTDDEIVSLTVYAGGEEKTIKVDKVDADDVEKGDVVVLQYNEDNMNLVKGIARSGHDIDSNYTNRIANGSVSQSGVDVGNKKVTVGSTTYKLADNGLVLDISDPSDISEESLSDLRGESNVTVVLDAQTGLYAKFFLIGASTSTTPVTTTGAVTYEDTGNGVLYVDGTPYVLSTTTALKTSKGSVIAIGNTAIFAALAANDQVTNIVVTNGVVTSLVGTAVASVQTAADTMDTEIEALPAAASATLADQAAVNTAKGNYDVLTPAEKDFVKAANVTKLNDLVAKMATLQASADAAANQAAASAVDTEIEALPTVTSATIANQPAINTAKTNYDGLTSAQKALVVAANVTKLNDLLAKMDNLQGTTDVATDKAALALGFGGTDVANSVTVDLTLATTGASNTTITWASSNTALVATDGTVTRPNGADVQVTLTATIKSDLDNTVTDTKAFVVTVKGQ from the coding sequence ATGAAGAAAACTAAAAAAGCCTTAGCTTCATTAGCTATCGCAGGTATGTCGTTAAGCATGGTTCCTTTTAATGTTTTCGCTGCAGCTCCAGTCCCAACTCGTATCGCTGGTTTAACTGCTGCTGACACTGCGGCACAAATCGCTGATCAAACGGGCTATACCGGTTCTGCAATTCTTGCTTCCTCAACCTCTTATGGTATGGTTGATGCTTTAACTGCTGGCCCCCTCGCAGCTTCATTGAAAGCTCCTATTTTATTGACTGGTGCTGGAAATTCACTTGATGCTGCTACTAAAGCTGAACTTACAAAACTCGCAGTTAAAACTGTTTATGTAACTAGCGGAACTGCTGTAATTAAACAAGGTGTTATCGATGAGTTAAAAGGCATGGGCATTGAAGTTGTATCCCTCGGCGGATACGATCGTGCTGAAACCTCTGTTAACATCGCTAAGAAAATGACAGGCGTTTCCAAAGTTGCTGTTGCAAACGGTATTCCTGATGCGCTCTCTATTGCATCAATCGCTGCTGCAGCTAACGAGCCAATTCTCTTAACCAACAAAGATGCTCTTCCTTCCAGTGTAGCTGATTACTTAGCAAGCGCTGGCGTTACTGCAAGTGACGTTATCGGTGGAACAGGCGTTATCAGTGATGCTGTAAAAGCTGCACTTCCTGGTGCAACCCGTCACGCTGGTCTAACAGCTTACGACACCAATAACCAAGTTATCCAAGACTTCGCTTCCGGCCTCGCATTTGACAATGTCTATGTTGCTAACGGTGCAACTGGAATCGATGCTCTTGCAGGTGCTCCTCTTGCAGCGCAAACCAAATCTCCTATCGTTCTCACAGACGGTAAATCAGTTCCTGCTGTTGCTGCTTTCACTTACAGCAAAGCTCCTTCTGATGCAGTTGTCACTGCTCTTGGCGGTACTGCTGTTGTTCCGGAAGGTGTTCGCGCTGGAGTTGCTGCCGGACAAGTTACACAAACTCCTGGCGATGTAGAACTGAAAATCGTTTCTGTAAGCGCTCTTGACGATAGCAACAAATTTGTAGAAATCGTCTTCAGCAGCGCTGTATCAGGACTTCAACCATCCGATATTACCATCAAAAATGCTGATACAGGAGACCGTTATGGCGTTAAAGATGTCACGATGTCTTCCAACGGTTTAACTGCAACTGTTGAATTGTATTCACGAGACGACGATGAGCAAGTGCTTGAATATCAACAAGATTACGTTGTTACCGTAAATGCAAATGGAACTATTCTTACAACTACTTTCAACCGCCCATACTCCTACAAGATTCGCGTACAGGATATCAACGTAGGCGATAAGGAAATTGTGGGTTATGTTGATAAAGGTTCTTCTGCTAGCCAAAAAGTAACTCTTGATGTACCTGACAGCATGGACTTTGATTATGAAGGTGCACTGGGCGAGCTTGTACAAGTTTGGTATAACGGTGACGATGAATTAGTAAACTACAAGATTCTGACCACTGATGCCAAAGAGGATTCCATTGAAGTTACTGATGTTGATGAAATCAAACTTCTCGGTGAAGATGAAAAGTATGATATCTCAACTGAAGAATATGATAACAGCTCTAAAGACAAATTTGCTTTCTATGTCGATGGTGCAAAAGAAGACATTGCTGACTATGTCGACAAAAAGTTCAACTTTGCTAAAGTGGGCTTTGACAGTGCCGGAGACATTGAGTTTGTCAGCGCTTACTCATTGAAAGATGTAGTGCTCGTTGACTCTGTCGATGGCGATGAAGTTGTCGGCGTTGATGGAAGCGGCGGATTCGATGCTGCAGATGCTACCATCGTGAAAGACGGCAAAGTAATTGACGTTGCTGATCTCGAAAAAGGTGACCTCTTATTCTACAGTGACGATGCAGATGATGAAGACGGTTATGCTGAAGTCCTGAATAAGAAGATCGCTGCCGGTGAAATTGATGAAGTCTATGATGACTCTATTGAAGTAGATGGAGACACTTACAACTATATCTATGATTCAGATGTATTTGATTACAATAATGGAAGATCTATCTACATCAATGAAGACGGCGACGTAGATACTGTTGACTCTGACGCAGCAGAATCCCTCCAGGCTGCCGGTGATGTTACCCTTTATGGTGACTATGCTGGAAACTTGATTTATATCGCTGGAGATACAGCTCTTGTTGATGGCAATACCAAAGTTGCTGTATTGACAGATGATATCTTAGGTTATAAATCTGCTAGAGATAAAGTGGAAATCGACGCTTTAACTCAAGATGATGATGAAGTATCCTACGATATGGACTTACAAGACTTAGATACCATTACTGTTGACGGAACAGACTATGATATTGACAATACTTCCGGAGCAAACAGCGATTGGAACGCATCCTTAATTGGTACCGTTGGTGCGTATACTGGTATTCGTTTAACCGATAACAGTACCACAGAACCTTCTGTGGATATCTCCTTCAGTAACGAAGCTGATGCTGGAAGCCTAGTCAAATTACACCTAAATGATGACGGAGACCTGAAAGAGCTCGAGTTCTTCAGCAGTCCTAGCGGCTTAGTAGGAGTTGGTGCAATTACTGCATCCAAAACAATTGAAGCCGGCGACAAGTATATAGACGGCAAGAAACTGACAGCTGATACAATTATGTTTGACGCAACCGAAGATAAAGAAGCCACAGATGCTGAGGACTACACCATTTCTGCCTTTGGTGACTATGAAGGATCAGAAATCGACGAAGGAACTTACATCTATAATGATGATGCCGAAGTCGTAGCTATCTGGTACGATAGCACCACCAGCGATGATAAGTCTTATGACGAAGCAGTGGTCACTAAAGTTCTTCGCAATACAGATGACGAAATTGTTAGCTTAACCGTATATGCTGGCGGAGAAGAGAAGACAATTAAAGTAGATAAAGTTGATGCTGATGACGTCGAAAAAGGTGACGTAGTAGTCCTTCAGTATAACGAAGACAATATGAATCTCGTCAAAGGAATTGCTAGATCCGGACACGATATCGATAGCAACTACACAAATCGTATAGCTAATGGTAGCGTTTCACAAAGCGGCGTAGATGTCGGTAATAAGAAAGTAACGGTTGGCAGCACAACTTATAAACTTGCTGACAACGGCTTAGTGCTCGATATCTCAGATCCTTCTGACATCTCTGAAGAATCCTTAAGTGATCTTCGCGGCGAGAGCAATGTAACCGTGGTATTGGATGCACAGACTGGCTTATATGCTAAGTTCTTCCTTATCGGAGCTTCCACATCTACTACACCTGTCACTACTACTGGTGCAGTAACTTATGAAGATACCGGAAATGGCGTGCTCTATGTTGATGGTACTCCTTATGTCTTAAGTACAACTACAGCTCTCAAGACATCAAAAGGCAGTGTCATAGCAATAGGCAATACTGCAATCTTCGCGGCTTTAGCTGCAAATGACCAAGTTACAAATATTGTAGTTACTAATGGTGTAGTAACATCATTAGTTGGTACTGCAGTAGCAAGCGTTCAAACAGCAGCAGATACAATGGATACAGAAATTGAAGCATTACCGGCAGCTGCAAGCGCTACACTTGCTGATCAGGCAGCTGTAAATACAGCAAAAGGTAACTACGATGTTCTAACGCCGGCAGAAAAAGACTTCGTCAAAGCAGCTAACGTAACTAAGTTAAATGACTTAGTAGCTAAGATGGCTACTTTACAAGCTAGTGCAGACGCTGCAGCTAACCAAGCAGCAGCAAGTGCAGTAGATACAGAAATCGAAGCATTGCCAACAGTTACAAGCGCTACAATTGCAAATCAGCCTGCTATTAACACGGCAAAAACTAACTATGATGGATTAACAAGTGCCCAAAAAGCTCTTGTTGTAGCAGCTAATGTAACTAAGTTGAATGACTTGCTTGCTAAGATGGATAACTTACAAGGTACAACAGATGTTGCAACTGATAAAGCAGCTTTAGCATTAGGCTTTGGTGGTACAGACGTTGCTAACAGTGTAACAGTCGACTTAACACTAGCAACAACTGGTGCTAGCAATACAACAATTACTTGGGCATCAAGCAACACAGCTTTAGTTGCTACTGATGGTACTGTAACAAGACCTAATGGTGCTGATGTACAAGTTACTTTAACTGCAACGATCAAATCAGACCTAGATAATACAGTAACTGATACAAAAGCATTTGTGGTAACAGTTAAAGGTCAATAA
- a CDS encoding N-acetylmuramoyl-L-alanine amidase produces MANLKWKLLGMLFLGLGLLMGFQTPVTAAPLALDTSRIYGVRQIDTAIEVSKIGWKQADTVILANCDNFPDALVAAPLSHQLDAPILLTPTEGVDPQVMEEIKRLGARNVIILGGSAALSQQVESDIVNAGLNQPERIFGYDQYETAQKVAERVGYKGDVILASGEQFPDALSISAYAGVTETPILLTRAKEMPRSTQQALEDMQNEGDLYTIVVGGEAVVSSSTLDRLQNVQRIFGNDRYDTAAEVYEFAKDALPSQTSYLVTGENFPDALTAGGLAAKRQAGIVMTQRTTLPGATYSVLSRPEESPRTVVIIGGTAVITDKVRDIVEGKVQPDYLLKGLTIVVDPGHGGPDPGAKGASGTYEKNNTLSVGLNLASLLRSAGAQVIITRSSDVTPAEGTYSERADLEARTEIANDHNADLFISLHNDSFSNPEAAGSTTYYSSLNPVSPQSKVLAENIQSELIKAIGLNNRGVKNASFYVIKNTKMPAVLVELGFLSNPAEEKLLSSPEFQTKAAQGIYQGILSFEGY; encoded by the coding sequence GTGGCAAATTTAAAGTGGAAACTACTAGGGATGTTATTTCTTGGCTTAGGATTATTAATGGGGTTTCAGACACCGGTCACTGCCGCTCCATTAGCCTTAGACACTTCGAGGATCTACGGAGTGCGTCAAATAGATACTGCCATTGAAGTTTCCAAAATCGGCTGGAAACAGGCAGATACCGTCATACTGGCAAATTGCGATAACTTTCCGGATGCTTTGGTAGCAGCACCTTTGTCTCATCAACTGGATGCACCGATTTTGCTGACTCCGACAGAAGGAGTGGACCCTCAGGTTATGGAGGAAATCAAACGTTTAGGCGCCCGGAATGTAATCATCTTAGGAGGATCAGCTGCCTTAAGCCAGCAAGTTGAGTCAGATATTGTCAACGCAGGACTGAACCAGCCTGAACGAATTTTTGGCTATGATCAATATGAGACAGCGCAAAAAGTTGCGGAACGAGTAGGATATAAAGGAGATGTTATCTTAGCCAGTGGTGAACAGTTTCCAGATGCTCTTTCAATCTCCGCCTACGCAGGTGTCACAGAGACCCCGATTCTTTTAACAAGAGCTAAGGAAATGCCCAGGTCAACTCAGCAGGCTCTTGAAGACATGCAAAACGAAGGGGACTTATATACAATTGTCGTGGGCGGAGAAGCTGTGGTGTCTTCAAGTACTTTAGACCGTTTGCAGAATGTGCAGCGGATTTTTGGAAACGACCGTTATGATACCGCCGCAGAAGTATATGAATTTGCTAAGGATGCTTTGCCTTCCCAAACTTCGTACTTGGTAACCGGTGAGAATTTTCCTGACGCTCTCACAGCAGGTGGTTTGGCGGCAAAACGACAAGCAGGTATTGTCATGACCCAAAGGACAACTTTGCCGGGAGCCACTTATTCAGTATTATCCAGGCCGGAGGAAAGTCCACGTACGGTAGTGATTATCGGGGGAACAGCAGTAATCACAGATAAAGTCAGAGATATCGTTGAAGGTAAGGTACAGCCGGATTATCTTTTAAAAGGCCTGACAATTGTCGTTGATCCGGGGCATGGGGGTCCTGATCCTGGAGCTAAGGGAGCATCCGGGACCTATGAGAAGAACAATACCCTTTCAGTAGGGCTAAATCTGGCAAGCTTGCTTCGTTCAGCCGGAGCCCAAGTTATTATTACGAGAAGCTCAGATGTTACACCGGCTGAAGGCACCTACTCCGAGCGTGCTGATCTTGAAGCGAGAACTGAAATCGCCAACGACCACAACGCTGATCTCTTCATCAGTCTGCATAATGATTCATTCAGCAATCCGGAAGCAGCAGGCTCAACAACCTACTATAGTTCCCTGAATCCGGTGTCCCCTCAGTCTAAAGTCTTGGCGGAAAACATTCAGAGTGAGCTGATCAAAGCAATCGGGTTGAATAATCGGGGAGTTAAGAACGCTTCCTTCTATGTAATTAAAAACACAAAAATGCCGGCAGTCCTCGTGGAGTTAGGCTTCCTCTCCAATCCAGCGGAAGAAAAACTATTATCTTCTCCAGAATTTCAGACGAAGGCAGCTCAAGGCATATACCAAGGAATTCTAAGCTTTGAGGGATATTAA